CCATTAGCTCCAGTTGGAATTTTTTCTGCTGCTTCAGAGAGCTTATCAAAATATGAATCTTCCCCAACTTTATCACAGATATTATCTCTAAACCATCTAAGGGCAAGTCCACCTGTTCTTATAAATCCCCAATAAAAATATGAATTTTCTAAAGTTCCACTATTAAAAATCAATCCATTTTCTGGTTTGCTCAATTCCTCTTTTATTCCATCAGTTGATACACAGAACATAGCACAAGTACCAGCTACATCAGCAGCCATATTTTTCTCTAAAAGTCCACACCCTAACATAGATTGCATAGTATCTCCAGCACCAGCACAGATAGGAATACCTGCTGGTAAACCTGTAAACTCTGCCATCTCTTGAGAGAGATTTCCAATTATATCCCAAGGTTTTACTATTTTAGGAAGATATTTTTTATCTATATTTAAGATTTTAAGTTGCTCATCTGACCACTCTTTTTTATAGACATTGTATCCTAATCCCCAACCAGACATAGTTCCCCAATCTATAAAAGCATCTTTAGGAGATAATCCAGCTAGATTCATCAAAATATATGGAGCATTGTGAACAAATTTACAACCATTTTCAAGAAATCTAGTATTTTTTAAAAACCATCTAGCTATTATAGCTGGAAACATACAGTTAGGAGTAGGATTTCCAGTTTCTTTAGCCCAGATTTCAAAATTTTTACTTGAAAGCTCCTCTACATCTTTTTGGCAACGAGAATCTAAGTAGTTTACATACGGTGTTATAGGCTTACCATTTTCATCTATTCCAGCAATACCACAGATTATTCCATCACCAAAAATTCCTCTCACTTCATTTGGATTTAAGCCTTTTTCCTTCATCTGTGTAACACAATCTCTTATCCCTTTTTTACAAGCTTCTAAATATTCATTTACATCCATCTCTACCCAACCAGATTGAGGATAATTGAGAGTAGTAGGATAAGATTTCTCAGCTACACACTCCATTTCTAATGAATAGATAGCAACCTTAACACTTTGAGTTCCAGCATCAAATCCAATATAATATTTGTTCATAACAACCTCCATAAAAAATTTAAATATTTTTAATGGAAAATTTAAAGATAACTATTAAAAAAGCCCAGAAAAAATCTGGGCAGGATAGACGAAAAATAGTATATCTTTTCTTCTTCCATCCAGACTATACTGTCGGTTTTGGAATTTCACCAAATCAGAATTAAAAAATTCTCGTGGACTATAACCACCGGTCGGGAATTGTTACCTCACCCTGCCCTGAAGATAAAATATTCTTACTAATTTGAATATATCACTTTTAAATCTAATTGTCAATATAATATTCAAAAGTTCTGAAAATGACATATTAGTGTGATAAAATTAAAATGTAAACTTGTAGTTGCAAAAAAGTATGTATATAGTTGGTTGCTTTTTTTAAAAAAAGAAAGTATAAATTATTAAAAGGAGGGGTGAATATGAACTTTGGTGATAAAATTCAGCTTCAGAGAAAAAAGAAAGGAATGACACAAGAGGAGCTAGGAGAGGAATTAAATGTTTCTAGGCAGACTATAACTAAATGGGAATCTAATCAATCTTTTCCAGAGATAAAAAAGATTATAAAACTTAGTTATTTCTTTGATGTAACTATTGATTATTTATTAAAAGATGAAATAGAAGATGAAGAAAGAAATGTTATAAAAATAGAGAAAGAGGAGAAAAATATTTTTTCCACAAAAATAAAGTTGCTAATAATTCCATTGATTGTTTCATTGGTAGGTATGCTTATATTATATGTAGATTCGTATATTCATCCTATAACTACTACTGATTGGGATGGGACTTATTATGATGGATTTTGGGGATATCTTTATATAAATGAAAGAAAAGAGTTGTTTTTTATTTTATTACTGGTTTTTTTAATAAATTGTACATTTATTTTGTATTTTAACAAAAAAGGTAAAAATTAGGTTGGTGATACTATGTTTAAAATAATAGGATTGATACTTATATTTATAGGAGTATTTAACCTTTTTCAATATAATAAAGCTCAAAAGGGAAATTTTTATGTAAAAGGAACTTTTATTGATTATCGTTATTCTTCAGCATTAAATAAATATTTTCCTGTCTTTAGATATACCATAGATGGAATAACTTATGAAGAAGAGTATAGGGGAGTTTATAAAAGTAAAGAAAAAATAGAAAAATTGAAAAATATAGATATTGATGAGATACCAGAAGTTACTAGAAAATTTATGAAAAAAATAAAAGATGTTAATTATATAGAATTTGAAATTGGAAAAGAATATAAATTATTAGTAAATAAAAATAATCCTAAAGAATTTTGGATAGCTGAAGATGGAACTAATAGGGGAAGGGAATATATTTGGATAGGAGTAGGAGTTGTGTTTTTAATAATATCATATCTTTTTGAAGTTATAAAAGGAGTATTTTAAAAGTTAGAAAGAATTGAGGAGGAAATCTATGAAAGTAAAGATAGTATTAGGGATAGTAGCATTATTAGGAATAGGAGTTGGAACTTATATTTATCAAAATAGATATTCTTTTTATAGATATTTACCTGCTGAGAATGAAAATAAACTTCAAAGTATTAACTTTAAATTATGTGATGAAAATGGGAATTTATTTAGTGGAAGAGTTAAAAGTAGAAGTGATTTATATTTAAATATTTATTCCTATAAAGATGGGGAGTTAAATGGATTAAATGTAATCTATTATAAAGATAGTATAAAAGAGTTGGGACATTGGAAAGAGGGAAAACAAAATGGACTTTTTCAATTGTACACAGAAGATGGAATCTTAATTGAAAGTGCTAATTTTAAAAATGGAGAAAGAGATGGACTAACAGAACAATATTTTAGTTCCACAGGAAAATTAAGAGTATCAGCAAATTATAAAGAGGGAATACTTGAAGGAGAATATAAGGTATATTATCCTGATGGAACTCTTCAAGGAGAGGTAATTTATAAAAATGGAGAAATGAATGGAGAGTTTAAAGAGTATTATGAAAATGGAAATATAAGATTTACTGGAAGTTATAAAGAGAGTTTACAAGATGGAGAGTGGAAATTTTATTTAAAAAATGGAAACTTACAAACAATAGCGAACTATAAATCTGGAGAACTTAATGGATTAAAAGAGGATTACTATGAAAATGGAAAGCTGTGGACAAGGCAGGAGTTTAAAGATAATATTCCAGAGGATATTTATGAAATCTATTATGAAGATGGGACACCTCAATTAAAAGCTAAAATAAAAGAGGGAATTGTTATAGAGGAGAAAAGGTTTAATAGAGATGGGACACTTTATGATGAAGATGATGATAGAGTAATTATAAGTGAATCTGTTGATAATAATTTTGATGATATTTCCTTTAGTGAAAATAAAGAAGAGATAACTATAACCGAAATTGATGAAGCTGAAATTATAAGAACAAACTAAGAGAAGCTTTATCTAGTTTTATACTTAAGATATGATATGTGGAGTGGATAGGATATGAGAAAGAGATTTTTAATAGTTGTAATTTATTTTATATTGTTTATTCCTATAATTGTGGTGGGAGCTAATAATTCAAGAGTAATTTCAGAAGATATGGAGGAAAAAAATAAAATGAAATTAGAAGTTGAAATCAATGATATATACTTTTCTGTTCCTAGCACCTTGAAAGAGGTTATAGCTAAAGGATGGAAGATAAGTGATAGAGAGCCGTACTTTTTAAAACCATTGATTGGAGAAGATTACTATGAAATGAGAACAAACTGGTCATTGTCTAAAGATAAAAAAAGTATTGCTAAGGGGGGAAGAATTATTCGACTTTTAGAAAAAGATGGAGTACTTTTAGAAGTAACAATAGCAAATCAAAACATTGATGAAGATGATGAACCGTTCCAAAAAATTGAAGAGGGGATAGTAGATTCTGTGGTTGTTTTCTATGATAAGATTCATTCTAGTATAAAATTAAACGGGATAGAGTTAAAAGAACTAACACCTGATATTATACTTAAAAACTATCCTGTAAATGAAGGTTGGGAACATATTCCAACAAACTATAGGAATCATCCAGAATTTGAAACTTCATTGGAATATACAGTTATGAAGATTGTAGGTAATAGTGAGGAGAGTATCACTATATATTTTGATTTAGATAATAGAGCTTATAAGGTAGAGATATTAAATCAAATATAATGATATATACTTCATAAGGATACTTCTTTTATTCCTTGTACTTTGGGATTTAATATTACAGATTTAGAGAATGCTATTAAAAAGTTAAAAGTTAAAAAATTATAAGGAGGAGTTTATGATTAGTTTAAAAGATAATAATTCGTTAATTAGAAAAGTTGGTTTTCTTTTTATGCTAGTTATTTTATTACAGATACCAATGTTTTTTATAAATAGAATAATAGATGAGAGAGAGTATTCTTATAGAAATATGGTAAGGGAAATAGGTAATGAATGGGGTGAAAAACAAACTATTGCTGGAGCATTTTTAATAATACCATATAGTGATGTAAAGGTAGAATATGATGAGTATGGTAAAAAAATAGAGAGAAATGTTGTAAAAGATTGGATATTACTTCCAGATAAATTAAATGTAAAAGTTGATTTAAAAGATGAGGTCAGAAAAAGAGGGATATATAAGACAACTGTTTATAGTGGAGATATTATATTAGAGGGAGAGTTTCCTAAATTACGTGATATACTTCCAGCTAATCTTAATCCATATAATATAGGAATCGGCTTAGGGATAACAGATACAAAATCTTTGATGAAGGTAGAGGAGTTTAAAGTAGAAGGAAAAGATATTTATTTAGAATCGGGAACAGGAGTTACTCAACATCTATTAAATACAGGAATATCTGGAACTATCAGTGAAAATATCTTACAAAAAGATAAGATAAAATTTTCTATTAAGCTCAGTCTGAGAGGAAATGGTGGGATAGAGATATTACCTTTTGGAAAGGAAAATCACTTTGAAATAAGTTCTACTTGGAAATCACCAAGCTTTTATGGAATTTTACCAAGTACTAAGATTATAGATGAAAATGGATTTAAAGCTCAATGGGATGTGTCATTTTTTGTAAGAAACTATAAACAAGATTTTGCTGAAGGATATTATTCTGATATTAGTGAAGGAAAAATAGGAATAGACTTATATGAAGGTGTAACTCATTATAGACAGGTTATGAGAGCAGTAAAATATAGTATGCTATTTGTGATGTTAAGTCTTTTTGTAGTATATATCTTTGAAGTGACTAGTAAAAGATTTACTCACTATATTCAATATGGAGTAGTAGGTTTTTCATTGACACTATTCTATTTAGTTTTACTTTCAATGTCAGAGTATTTTAACTTTAATCTAGCATATATTATAGCCACTTTGATGGTTGTTATTCCAAATTCACTATATATAAAAGCAGTAACTAAAAATAAAAATTATGGTTTGGGAATGTTGGTATTTTTATCAGGAGTCTATGCAGTATTATATTCTATATTGAAGATGGAACAGTATGCTTTAATGACAGGAACTCTTCTATTGATGTTAGTTCTTTATGTAATGATGTATATTACAAGAAACATAGAAATTTCTCAAGAATAGGAGGTATTTATGAATAATCCTATCAGTGATTTATATGTAAAATTTATGGAAACAATAGAACCCTATATAAAGAAATATCCCTATCTTTTTGGAATAATTATAGGAGGAATATTTTTCTTTGGAGCTATTTTTAAATGGAGATGGATATGTGATAATAGAGGTTCGACTAGGTTTATGAGAAATGTATATGAGTTTTTTGGAGAAGATGGAATAAGATTTTTTACAGGACTATTTGGTGTAATAATAATGATTATTTGTATATTTGAATGGATAAAAAAATAATTTGTAGAGAGGTAAATATATAAAAATAAGATTTAGAGAATACTAAGTAAATATGAATATAAAAAATCTTGGAGGAAAAGTATGGATAATTGGAGGAAAAGTATGGATAAAAAGTTTATAAATTTAACAATTGAGAATATAGAGAGTGAGCACTTATGTTGTGCAATTTCAGATAAAAAACATCAGATGGGAGTAGTTGCAAAAAAGAATTGGTTAAAAGAAAGAATTATTGAAGGACATGTATTTCGTAAACTTGATGAAAAAGGAAAAGCTTTTATTGAATATGCTCCTTTAGAAACTGCATGGGTACCTATTTATGGAAATAATTATTTATATATTTATTGTCTTTGGGTATCAGGTTCTTTCAAAGGTAAGGGGTATGCAAAATCTTTGATTGAATACTGTATTAATGATGCAAAAGAAAAGGGAAAATCTGGTGTTTGTATTCTTAGTTCAAAAAAGAAGAGACCATATTTAATGGATAAAAAATTTTTACTTAAATATGGGTTTAAAACTGTAGATGTAATAAAAGATGAATATGAATTATTAGCATTATCTTTTAATGGGGAAAAACCTTATCTTTCTGAAAAAGTAAAGGAGATGAAGATAGATAACAAGGAATTAACAATATACTATACTTTACAATGTCCATATGTTCTTAACTGTATTAAAGAAGTAACAGAGTATTGTAGTAGAAATAATATATTATTAAGCTTAAAAATTGTAGATACTTTAGAGAAAGCTAAAAATCTTCCATGTATTTTTAATAATTGGGCAGTTTTCTATAATGGTAAATATGAAACGAATCATCTTCTAAATGAAACTTTTTTAAAAAAGAAATTTCAACTATAAGAAAAATTATAAATTTTTTAAAAATCAATTAAGAGATTTTTAGTCTATAGGAGGTAGTTATGAGTTTAAAATATAAATGCCCAGAATGTGGAACACCTTTAGGATTTGAAGGACTTTGTTGGAGATGTAGAGCTAAGCATCATAGAGAGGAAGTAAATAATTGGACAGAAGATGAGATACAGAAAAAAATAAACCAAGTAATAGAAAGATTAAAAACTTCAACAGAAGATGAGTTCTATCAAACTGATGAGTGTGATATATTTCAAGATTTAATGACTAGAGGGATAGATATAGAAGAAATTTCGAAAGTAGCCTGTGAAAGGGAGATTTATTATCCAAGTGAACTATATTATAAAGCTAGTGAAGAGGTTAGAGATAAAATAATAGAAAAAATTATGAGTACAAAATCTGCTGATGATGGTGGAAGATTTTTACAATGTCTTGCTATGATAGGAGATAAAAAATCAAAAGATATATTATATGAACTTAAAATAAATCCTAGACCTTGGAGAAAGAAACTCTATGTAGATTCAGATATATATGCTGAAGAGGGTGGTTGGACTTTTGATAGTAAAAATAATTATATAAAGCTTAATTATGATAAATGTTTCTCTTTTGAAATAGGAGAGAATAAAGATGAGAATAGAACTTTTATAGCTAGAAGAAGAGGGGAAAAATGTCTTCGTTGTGGTGGTGAGATGCTAGATATTCTAGTGATAGATGGTAGAGATGAGAGATTTTCATTTTTAGGATTAGATGGAATAATCACAGTAAGTTGTTGTCCTAACTGTGTAACTTTATGTGAGGGAATATCTACTAAATTCAATCTTGATGGAACAAGTGAAGTGCTAGATTATGAGGGAGAAGAAGAGAACTATTTTAGTGAAGATATAATAGATGAAATGGTAAATAATAAATTTGTTGTTTCAATGAAAGAAAAACCTCTATTTTATGGTGCTTTTGGAGATGATGTAAGCACAATAGGTGGATTTGCTAGTTGGGTACAAGATTGGGAGTATAGAGAGTGTCCAGAGTGTGGAAAGAAAATGAAATATCTTGCTCAAATTCATTGGGATACTATAATGGATTCAGCAGAGGGAACTCTATATATAGAGATTTGTCCAAATTGTAAAATTGTAACAGCTTTTCATCAACAAACTTAATTAAAAGTAAGTGATAAAAATGAGAGATTTTGATATAGTAGCTTTTATCTGTTCAATAATTGTAATTTTTATGATTGTTGGTTGTACTTTGTTTGTTATAAGAGAGTTGAGATATAACTTAAAATTTACAATTATAATATTTATCTCTGTAATAATAGGATTAGGACTAATTTGCATATATAATTATTTTAAAAATTTTTAATAAGTTAGAGGGATAATATGGAAAAATATAATTTATCAGCAGAAAAAACTGTTAAATTTTTATACAGAGGAAAGATAAATAGATTTAAAGACAACAAAGGAGTTTTTACTGATAACAGTTCTAAAGAGAAATTTGGTAGTAATTTTTTACAAAAATATTTTAGTCTAAGTAAAAATAAATATGTAATAAGTTGGGAAGAGATAAATAGAACAGAGATAAAAAAGAGAATAACATTACCTAGAGTTTTAAAAGATTATTACCATGAATGTGGAGATTTAGATATAAATACAGCTTGTAGTGAACTTTTTAAATTGGAAGATACATATTTTTCCCATGATGGTTTGAGAGAATTTTTAGAAGATGATGAGTATTCAGAAGAGCAAATAGAGAAAATTTTACAAAAAACAGAAAATATCCTTATATTTTGGTGTGAAAATCAAGGAATATGGAATGTTGGAATAAAAAAGGAAGATTTATCTTTGAAAAATCCACCAATATATATGAGTACTAATGATGATTTATACTCTTGGGAAAAAGTCACTGAGGATATAGATACTTTTATTATCTCTTAAGTGATAGATAATATTGAATCAACTGAAATTTATACAGAAATTGTAGAGGGAGAGGAGATAGAAAATATTTTATCAGAGAAAAAAATCTCCTATGACGAACTCAAAAAAAGTAGATATATCAGTAGTAATGGGAAAATAAAATTTTCTAATTATGCTGATTATGATAGTGATACAATTTATCTTTTTATTTTAAATAGTGATGAGATAAAAAGAGTTTATATTGTAAAACCTAAAGAGAAGAAATATGAGTAAATATATTCAATTAAGAGTTGACTTTGCTAAAAAAATATAGTATTTTCTATTATAAGATAAAAAATATTAAGCTATATGATAAATATAACTGAAAAATTTGGTAAAGGAGGAAATCTTATGACAAAGAAAAAATTTACTGAAGAAGAATTAAGATTTAATGAAGATATTAAAAAAATTGTTTTAGACATTTTAGAAAAGAATAAAAAACCAACGATAAAAATAGAAGTATCAGATGATAAACCTAATTTATTTCAAAGTAAATTTGGAGGATTACCATATTTGCCAAAAGATAAGGAAGTGCCAAGAGATAAAGAGAATAGACAATTTACACTACTTACTCAAATAAATATAGAAGAGTTACCAGAAAATAATATCTACCCTATGAAAGAGGGAATATTACAATTTTGGATATTAAATGATGATGTTTATGGACTTGATTTTGATAACCTTTTAGGAAATGGATATAAGGTAGTATATTATAAAGAGATAGATAAAAGTGTAACAGAGGAAGAGATATTAGAGAAATATAAACCATATGAAGAGGATGAGAATTATTTTCCAATAGAGGGAGAATTTTCTTTAAAATTTGAATTAAGAGATGGATATTTTTCAGATAGTAATGATGATTTTAGAGAGATAGTAGATGAAGAAATGAAAAAGTTTTATCTTGAAAATAGAGAAAAATATCCAGAGATATTAAAAGTATATAAAGATGGAGAATATTTAAATTATTGGGATATATGGGATATACTAGAAGAAGATAAAGAAATAGGGGAAAAATTATTTGAGGCAGGACATAAAATAGGAGGTTATCCTAATTTTACCCAAAGTGATGTAAGAGATTTAAAAGCTGGATATAATATTTTGCTTCTACAAATAGATAGTGAAGGAACAGATGAACATGAGATTATGTGGGGAGATTGTGGAATAGCTAATTTCTTTATAAGAGAGAAAGATTTAAAAGAGCTTAACTTTGATGAGGTAATATATAATTGGGATTGTTGTTAGAATTTTGCATAAAAGATAGGAGGGGATGATATGAGTATAAGTTTTTTTATAAAAAATTTAAACAATAAAG
Above is a window of Fusobacterium mortiferum ATCC 9817 DNA encoding:
- a CDS encoding FGGY-family carbohydrate kinase, which translates into the protein MNKYYIGFDAGTQSVKVAIYSLEMECVAEKSYPTTLNYPQSGWVEMDVNEYLEACKKGIRDCVTQMKEKGLNPNEVRGIFGDGIICGIAGIDENGKPITPYVNYLDSRCQKDVEELSSKNFEIWAKETGNPTPNCMFPAIIARWFLKNTRFLENGCKFVHNAPYILMNLAGLSPKDAFIDWGTMSGWGLGYNVYKKEWSDEQLKILNIDKKYLPKIVKPWDIIGNLSQEMAEFTGLPAGIPICAGAGDTMQSMLGCGLLEKNMAADVAGTCAMFCVSTDGIKEELSKPENGLIFNSGTLENSYFYWGFIRTGGLALRWFRDNICDKVGEDSYFDKLSEAAEKIPTGANGVLFLPYLTKGVGELANASGCFLNMGMDTDQATLWRAVLEAIGYDYIGITDIYKKGGVSLEEITITEGGSKSNLWNQIKADMLNTKTKTFKKSGGAVMMNVLTVAYALGDIKDLKEIIKNNLEINKNYLPQKEKTDYYRKIFETRKMLLNSEMKEVFKILEKVK
- a CDS encoding helix-turn-helix domain-containing protein, yielding MNFGDKIQLQRKKKGMTQEELGEELNVSRQTITKWESNQSFPEIKKIIKLSYFFDVTIDYLLKDEIEDEERNVIKIEKEEKNIFSTKIKLLIIPLIVSLVGMLILYVDSYIHPITTTDWDGTYYDGFWGYLYINERKELFFILLLVFLINCTFILYFNKKGKN
- a CDS encoding toxin-antitoxin system YwqK family antitoxin; the encoded protein is MKVKIVLGIVALLGIGVGTYIYQNRYSFYRYLPAENENKLQSINFKLCDENGNLFSGRVKSRSDLYLNIYSYKDGELNGLNVIYYKDSIKELGHWKEGKQNGLFQLYTEDGILIESANFKNGERDGLTEQYFSSTGKLRVSANYKEGILEGEYKVYYPDGTLQGEVIYKNGEMNGEFKEYYENGNIRFTGSYKESLQDGEWKFYLKNGNLQTIANYKSGELNGLKEDYYENGKLWTRQEFKDNIPEDIYEIYYEDGTPQLKAKIKEGIVIEEKRFNRDGTLYDEDDDRVIISESVDNNFDDISFSENKEEITITEIDEAEIIRTN
- the creD gene encoding cell envelope integrity protein CreD: MISLKDNNSLIRKVGFLFMLVILLQIPMFFINRIIDEREYSYRNMVREIGNEWGEKQTIAGAFLIIPYSDVKVEYDEYGKKIERNVVKDWILLPDKLNVKVDLKDEVRKRGIYKTTVYSGDIILEGEFPKLRDILPANLNPYNIGIGLGITDTKSLMKVEEFKVEGKDIYLESGTGVTQHLLNTGISGTISENILQKDKIKFSIKLSLRGNGGIEILPFGKENHFEISSTWKSPSFYGILPSTKIIDENGFKAQWDVSFFVRNYKQDFAEGYYSDISEGKIGIDLYEGVTHYRQVMRAVKYSMLFVMLSLFVVYIFEVTSKRFTHYIQYGVVGFSLTLFYLVLLSMSEYFNFNLAYIIATLMVVIPNSLYIKAVTKNKNYGLGMLVFLSGVYAVLYSILKMEQYALMTGTLLLMLVLYVMMYITRNIEISQE
- a CDS encoding immunity 17 family protein, which codes for MNNPISDLYVKFMETIEPYIKKYPYLFGIIIGGIFFFGAIFKWRWICDNRGSTRFMRNVYEFFGEDGIRFFTGLFGVIIMIICIFEWIKK
- a CDS encoding GNAT family N-acetyltransferase; this encodes MDKKFINLTIENIESEHLCCAISDKKHQMGVVAKKNWLKERIIEGHVFRKLDEKGKAFIEYAPLETAWVPIYGNNYLYIYCLWVSGSFKGKGYAKSLIEYCINDAKEKGKSGVCILSSKKKRPYLMDKKFLLKYGFKTVDVIKDEYELLALSFNGEKPYLSEKVKEMKIDNKELTIYYTLQCPYVLNCIKEVTEYCSRNNILLSLKIVDTLEKAKNLPCIFNNWAVFYNGKYETNHLLNETFLKKKFQL
- a CDS encoding YwqG family protein, translating into MTKKKFTEEELRFNEDIKKIVLDILEKNKKPTIKIEVSDDKPNLFQSKFGGLPYLPKDKEVPRDKENRQFTLLTQINIEELPENNIYPMKEGILQFWILNDDVYGLDFDNLLGNGYKVVYYKEIDKSVTEEEILEKYKPYEEDENYFPIEGEFSLKFELRDGYFSDSNDDFREIVDEEMKKFYLENREKYPEILKVYKDGEYLNYWDIWDILEEDKEIGEKLFEAGHKIGGYPNFTQSDVRDLKAGYNILLLQIDSEGTDEHEIMWGDCGIANFFIREKDLKELNFDEVIYNWDCC